The following coding sequences are from one Aeromicrobium duanguangcaii window:
- a CDS encoding M1 family metallopeptidase, producing MSLSPPSLRPARAFAAVVLSGALCVGALGTTTATASAADPVPGARTSGDSLFPHVGNGGYDVLHYDLDIAWTPGASVATDSTIDATAKITAEAKTPLSEFSLDFEGLTVDSITVDGVPATWERDIDPAVTKYKLIVTPAEPVEGDFTTVVEYSGTPVKHIDPDGSPEGWIAGDDGATAVNEPVGAMTWYPVNNSLKDKAKYDIKLTIPRQMDGESMAAASNGTLHAKTRNGALETWHWKQPNQMVPYLSMVSIGKYEVRESVIELESGTYRDWTFLDAAMTTSQRNTTLASLAQTQDIMRWMESNFGPYPGVATGAVVDRINVGYALETQDRSFYQNSVSKNTLIHEIAHQWFGNAVSPTDWSDLWLNEGAGDLAPRYYNYETGAATAVPETTSFNSWNTSSATAAQWRYPLAGFTDPTILFNYVYSRGGMTYEVLRTIVGDETWREILRTWVAENNGSNASTADFMELAQRIAGKDLTSVMNPWLYATSKPAWPSKWNLSVTSDSEGPVAVGETVVHTVTAQNTGKVALGGQTVTIDVADLLDDARLGELPEGVKNLGGKLAWTIPATPAGQSATIAIPAVVKQSSSGGSIAITTSTTALGSFCGTCSVSTATAEQPDAWAVGLSSDPVPGSVDTGDAITYTVSATNRAVHALSGAKATIDLSDVLDDASIVTLGDGLELDGTTLTWSVPRVLSEKTARASFTVEVDAVSGATLALSAAPATAGGTGEPTLTHAVALKPLTPAPVPTVTGAGRVGTVLTAQTGTWPAGTALAYQWSVGGKVVAGATQPSYRLAAKDVGKVVTVAVTGTKSGWAPVAKVSKAVKAAPGRMTRSPRPFQVGLPKVGRTLKVDAGTWDPGTKLTYRWYRGGKPIAGATKKSYKVKKADAGKRLRVKVTAKKPGYTTVVKYTPRSVRVLR from the coding sequence ATGTCCCTCTCACCACCCTCCCTGCGTCCGGCCCGAGCGTTCGCCGCCGTCGTCCTCAGCGGCGCCCTGTGCGTCGGCGCCCTCGGCACGACCACCGCCACGGCCTCCGCTGCCGATCCCGTCCCGGGTGCTCGCACGTCCGGCGACTCGTTGTTCCCCCACGTCGGCAACGGCGGCTACGACGTCCTGCACTACGACCTCGACATCGCGTGGACGCCGGGCGCGTCCGTCGCCACCGACAGCACGATCGACGCGACGGCGAAGATCACCGCCGAGGCGAAGACGCCGCTGTCGGAGTTCTCGCTGGACTTCGAAGGGCTGACCGTCGACTCGATCACCGTCGACGGCGTCCCGGCGACCTGGGAGCGCGACATCGACCCCGCCGTGACGAAGTACAAGCTCATCGTGACGCCGGCCGAGCCGGTCGAGGGCGACTTCACCACGGTCGTGGAGTACTCCGGAACCCCGGTCAAGCACATCGATCCGGACGGCTCGCCCGAGGGCTGGATCGCCGGTGACGACGGCGCCACCGCCGTGAACGAGCCGGTCGGCGCCATGACCTGGTACCCGGTCAACAACTCGCTCAAGGACAAGGCGAAGTACGACATCAAGCTGACGATCCCGCGTCAGATGGACGGCGAGTCCATGGCTGCGGCCAGCAACGGCACGCTGCACGCCAAGACCCGCAACGGCGCTCTCGAGACCTGGCACTGGAAGCAGCCGAACCAGATGGTGCCGTACCTGTCGATGGTCTCCATCGGCAAGTACGAGGTGCGCGAGTCCGTGATCGAGCTCGAGAGCGGTACGTACCGCGACTGGACCTTCCTCGACGCGGCCATGACGACGAGCCAGCGCAACACCACGCTGGCGAGCCTGGCGCAGACGCAGGACATCATGCGGTGGATGGAGTCGAACTTCGGCCCGTACCCGGGTGTCGCGACCGGCGCCGTGGTCGACCGGATCAACGTCGGCTACGCGCTGGAGACGCAGGACCGGTCGTTCTACCAGAACTCGGTCAGCAAGAACACGCTCATCCACGAGATCGCCCACCAGTGGTTCGGCAACGCCGTCTCGCCCACCGACTGGAGCGACCTGTGGCTGAACGAGGGCGCGGGCGATCTGGCGCCGCGGTACTACAACTACGAGACGGGCGCGGCGACGGCGGTGCCCGAGACGACGTCCTTCAACTCGTGGAACACCAGCTCGGCGACGGCCGCACAGTGGCGCTATCCGCTGGCCGGCTTCACGGACCCGACGATCCTGTTCAACTACGTCTACTCGCGCGGCGGCATGACGTACGAGGTGCTGCGCACGATCGTCGGTGACGAGACGTGGCGCGAGATCCTGCGGACGTGGGTGGCCGAGAACAACGGCTCGAACGCCTCGACGGCCGACTTCATGGAGCTGGCCCAGCGCATCGCAGGCAAGGACCTCACCTCGGTGATGAACCCGTGGCTGTACGCGACGAGCAAGCCGGCGTGGCCGTCGAAGTGGAACCTCTCGGTCACCTCGGACTCCGAGGGGCCCGTGGCCGTCGGCGAGACCGTCGTCCACACGGTGACCGCGCAGAACACCGGCAAGGTCGCCCTCGGTGGCCAGACCGTCACGATCGACGTCGCCGACCTGCTCGACGACGCTCGACTCGGTGAACTCCCGGAGGGCGTGAAGAACCTCGGCGGAAAGCTCGCGTGGACGATTCCGGCGACGCCGGCCGGCCAAAGCGCGACGATCGCGATCCCCGCCGTGGTCAAGCAGAGCTCGTCCGGCGGCTCGATCGCCATCACGACGAGCACGACCGCGCTGGGTTCGTTCTGTGGCACGTGCAGCGTCTCGACCGCCACGGCCGAGCAGCCCGACGCCTGGGCCGTGGGCCTGTCCTCGGACCCGGTGCCCGGGAGCGTCGACACGGGTGACGCGATCACCTACACCGTCTCGGCGACGAACCGCGCGGTCCACGCGCTGAGCGGCGCGAAGGCGACGATCGACCTGTCCGATGTCCTGGACGACGCGTCGATCGTCACCCTCGGCGACGGTCTCGAGCTCGACGGCACCACGCTGACGTGGTCCGTGCCGCGGGTCCTGAGCGAGAAGACGGCGCGTGCATCGTTCACGGTCGAGGTCGACGCCGTGTCCGGCGCAACGCTCGCGCTCTCGGCGGCCCCGGCCACGGCCGGCGGCACGGGAGAGCCGACGCTCACCCACGCGGTCGCGCTGAAGCCCCTCACCCCGGCGCCCGTCCCGACGGTCACCGGAGCGGGCCGGGTCGGCACGGTTCTGACGGCGCAGACCGGCACGTGGCCGGCCGGCACCGCGCTGGCGTACCAGTGGTCGGTCGGCGGCAAGGTCGTCGCCGGTGCCACGCAGCCGTCCTACCGCCTCGCCGCGAAGGACGTCGGCAAGGTCGTCACCGTCGCCGTGACGGGCACGAAGTCCGGCTGGGCGCCGGTCGCGAAGGTCAGCAAGGCGGTCAAGGCCGCTCCGGGCCGGATGACGCGCTCGCCGCGTCCGTTCCAGGTCGGGCTGCCGAAGGTCGGCCGCACGCTCAAGGTCGACGCGGGCACCTGGGACCCGGGCACCAAGCTGACCTACCGCTGGTACCGCGGCGGCAAGCCCATCGCGGGTGCGACGAAGAAGTCGTACAAGGTCAAGAAGGCCGACGCCGGCAAGCGTCTCCGCGTGAAGGTCACGGCCAAGAAGCCGGGCTACACGACGGTCGTGAAGTACACGCCGCGCTCGGTGCGGGTCCTGCGCTAG
- a CDS encoding Ig-like domain repeat protein: protein MIKQRGWRLATVAALMAVPLAAVPAQAADGELASGSDWSVSRTAGGYLVTVDLPKRLPMVSDAPTIEVDGEPIGIATESADGKSLSVFTADASVVDADDVEAGWFSKPSNARVKMATVDEIAQADPEALDANPASLGSYAHTEAVYNFGAQSIPLAGIGGIRGELQGKVYLPKTGGPRPVVLLLHGRHTSCSTGTANPNRWPCGPNQINIPSFAGYDDTGRALASHGYAVVSISANAINSNDNQLALDQGAQARGQLLLDTLSMLKKANEGAAVSYYDAQKEADVTLAQALADQSPLPGLSEGTEGLAPADLVGRFDFSNIGMMGHSRGGEGVTSAATLNQGLENPWNITSILPLAPVDFARMTVPDVAMNVILPYCDGDVSNQQGQHMLDDSRYAFDDDVLRSGVWMMGANHNFYNTVWTPGKYAYSVSDDWGATSTDAVCGPRSSTNIRLSADEQYDAGTAYMAGWFRLTMGDEKQFLPMFDGSASVPEVLGSADIRSVSTAPASARKTIATFEKASSLVKVQGAATATVCASAAGRTTTQTLPACPSTSIGTSALPHWTPASNGGNVPATPVTKFSWTGLGTASTPSEVRVNVPASARNASDLERLSVKMAADDTVASRTALSITVVDGSGKTYTAPVDELNPLATTRLPASTSALLKKIVLQQVDLPVATLKDAGLNVSDLREVRFGALAGPDALAAGGVFLSDLAFEKSALGTLGSKTMPTINVDAPVVDEGNAPGTADVAVYLDREASVRVTGYVSVLGSATGRAGIAMEKVTFAPGETCKVVTAPILGDTATSTANSASVKTSVINTQGAVMGTNALDWMIVQEDDGVTGSATALPSAGVQGDACAELAAKDEAVEVSVGDSTPQPGESLTVTAGGFRSGEGVTITVDGLDPVVTAADATGVVTAAIAIPDTATRGAATVSVTASGTGRTGETSVSILDASATSLSISPEAPAINEAVTLTATVTGGDTTGTVEFLDGDTSLGTAEVVDGSATLEVPGFKAGAHTLVARFVETGVTAASASNPVAFTLVKGKPTMVMSLSSASTVFGKAAKLSARVGDADGGTVTFRYGSVTKVVPVAKDGSAALTLPATLKPGRHTVSAAYDGTDRTEASASISTSLVVAKKGTSASVSAPKSVKPGKALRGKIAVRGGVAGVAPTGTAKVYVAKAKGGYKLARTVRVPASGKVSYSVKAPKKRQSLRVKVVYSGDVNYGSSNSTVKAVRVR from the coding sequence ATGATCAAGCAACGAGGATGGCGCCTGGCCACCGTGGCAGCGCTGATGGCGGTGCCGCTGGCGGCCGTGCCGGCCCAGGCGGCCGACGGAGAGCTCGCGTCCGGCTCCGACTGGAGCGTCTCCCGCACCGCCGGTGGCTACCTGGTCACGGTCGACCTGCCGAAGCGCCTGCCGATGGTCTCGGACGCGCCCACCATCGAGGTCGACGGTGAACCGATCGGCATCGCCACCGAGTCCGCCGACGGCAAGAGCCTGTCGGTCTTCACCGCGGACGCCTCCGTGGTCGACGCGGACGACGTCGAGGCCGGCTGGTTCAGCAAGCCGTCGAACGCCCGCGTGAAGATGGCCACCGTCGACGAGATCGCCCAGGCCGATCCTGAGGCGCTCGACGCGAACCCCGCCTCGCTCGGCAGCTACGCGCACACCGAGGCCGTCTACAACTTCGGCGCGCAGTCGATCCCGCTCGCGGGCATCGGCGGCATCCGCGGCGAGCTGCAGGGCAAGGTCTACCTGCCCAAGACCGGCGGCCCCCGCCCCGTCGTGCTGCTGCTGCACGGCCGCCACACCTCCTGCTCCACCGGCACGGCCAACCCGAACCGCTGGCCCTGTGGACCGAACCAGATCAACATCCCGAGCTTCGCCGGCTACGACGACACGGGCCGCGCGCTGGCCAGCCACGGCTACGCCGTCGTGTCGATCTCGGCCAACGCGATCAACTCCAACGACAACCAGCTCGCGCTGGACCAGGGTGCCCAGGCCCGTGGTCAGCTGCTGCTCGACACCCTCTCGATGCTCAAGAAGGCCAACGAGGGTGCGGCGGTGAGCTACTACGACGCGCAGAAGGAAGCCGACGTCACCCTCGCGCAGGCGCTCGCCGACCAGAGCCCGCTGCCGGGCCTCTCCGAGGGCACCGAGGGCCTGGCCCCGGCCGACCTCGTGGGTCGCTTCGACTTCTCGAACATCGGCATGATGGGCCACTCCCGCGGCGGTGAGGGCGTCACCTCGGCCGCGACCCTGAACCAGGGGCTGGAGAACCCGTGGAACATCACGTCGATCCTGCCGTTGGCGCCGGTCGACTTCGCCCGCATGACGGTGCCGGACGTCGCGATGAACGTGATCCTGCCCTACTGCGACGGTGACGTCTCCAACCAGCAGGGCCAGCACATGCTCGACGACTCGCGCTACGCGTTCGACGACGACGTGCTGCGCAGCGGCGTGTGGATGATGGGTGCGAACCACAACTTCTACAACACCGTCTGGACGCCCGGGAAGTACGCCTACTCGGTCTCCGACGACTGGGGCGCGACCTCCACCGACGCCGTCTGTGGTCCCCGCTCGAGCACGAACATCCGCCTGAGCGCCGACGAGCAGTACGACGCGGGCACGGCCTACATGGCCGGCTGGTTCCGCCTGACCATGGGTGACGAGAAGCAGTTCCTGCCGATGTTCGACGGCTCCGCCTCGGTCCCCGAGGTGCTCGGCTCGGCCGACATCCGCAGCGTCTCCACGGCTCCGGCCTCGGCGCGCAAGACGATCGCGACGTTCGAGAAGGCCAGCTCGCTGGTCAAGGTCCAGGGGGCGGCCACGGCCACCGTCTGCGCCAGCGCCGCCGGCCGCACGACGACGCAGACCCTCCCGGCCTGCCCGTCGACCTCGATCGGCACGAGCGCCCTGCCGCACTGGACGCCCGCGTCCAACGGTGGGAACGTCCCGGCCACCCCGGTCACGAAGTTCTCGTGGACGGGCCTGGGCACCGCCTCGACGCCCAGCGAGGTCCGCGTGAACGTGCCGGCTTCGGCGCGCAACGCCTCCGACCTGGAGCGTCTGTCGGTCAAGATGGCCGCCGACGACACGGTGGCCTCGCGCACTGCTCTGTCGATCACCGTCGTCGACGGCTCGGGCAAGACGTACACGGCCCCGGTCGACGAGCTCAACCCGCTCGCGACCACCCGCCTGCCCGCCTCGACCAGCGCGCTGCTGAAGAAGATCGTCCTGCAGCAGGTCGACCTCCCGGTCGCCACACTGAAGGACGCCGGCCTGAACGTGTCGGACCTGCGTGAGGTCCGCTTCGGCGCCCTCGCCGGTCCGGACGCCCTCGCCGCCGGTGGCGTGTTCCTGTCCGACCTCGCATTCGAGAAGTCGGCGCTCGGCACCCTCGGCAGCAAGACGATGCCGACGATCAACGTCGACGCCCCCGTCGTCGATGAGGGCAACGCGCCGGGCACCGCGGACGTCGCGGTCTACCTCGACCGTGAGGCGTCCGTCCGGGTCACGGGCTACGTGTCGGTCCTCGGCTCGGCCACGGGTCGCGCCGGCATCGCCATGGAGAAGGTCACCTTCGCCCCCGGCGAGACCTGCAAGGTCGTCACGGCGCCGATCCTCGGCGACACCGCGACCAGCACGGCCAACTCCGCGTCGGTGAAGACCTCGGTCATCAACACGCAGGGCGCCGTCATGGGGACCAACGCCCTCGACTGGATGATCGTCCAGGAGGACGACGGCGTCACGGGCTCGGCGACGGCGCTGCCGTCGGCGGGCGTCCAGGGCGACGCGTGCGCCGAGCTGGCCGCCAAGGACGAGGCCGTCGAGGTCTCGGTCGGCGACAGCACGCCGCAGCCCGGCGAGAGCCTCACGGTGACCGCCGGCGGGTTCCGCTCCGGCGAGGGCGTGACGATCACGGTCGACGGCCTCGACCCGGTCGTCACGGCCGCCGACGCCACCGGCGTCGTGACCGCCGCGATCGCCATCCCCGACACCGCGACCCGCGGCGCCGCGACCGTCTCGGTCACGGCCAGCGGCACCGGTCGCACGGGCGAGACCTCGGTCTCGATCCTGGACGCGAGCGCGACGAGCCTGTCGATCTCGCCCGAGGCCCCGGCGATCAACGAGGCCGTCACCCTGACGGCGACCGTCACCGGCGGGGACACCACGGGCACCGTGGAGTTCCTGGACGGCGACACGTCGCTCGGCACCGCCGAGGTCGTGGACGGTTCGGCCACGCTCGAGGTGCCCGGCTTCAAGGCGGGTGCGCACACCCTCGTGGCGCGCTTCGTCGAGACCGGCGTCACCGCGGCTTCGGCCTCCAACCCGGTCGCCTTCACCCTGGTGAAGGGCAAGCCCACGATGGTCATGTCGCTCTCGAGCGCCTCGACCGTCTTCGGGAAGGCCGCGAAGTTGTCGGCGCGGGTCGGCGACGCGGACGGTGGCACGGTCACCTTCCGCTACGGCTCGGTCACCAAGGTGGTCCCCGTGGCCAAGGACGGCTCGGCCGCCCTGACGCTGCCGGCCACCCTGAAGCCCGGTCGCCACACGGTCTCGGCCGCGTACGACGGCACGGACCGCACCGAGGCCAGCGCGAGCATCTCGACGTCGCTGGTCGTGGCCAAGAAGGGCACCTCGGCGTCCGTCTCGGCACCGAAGTCGGTCAAGCCCGGCAAGGCCCTGCGCGGCAAGATCGCCGTCCGCGGCGGTGTGGCCGGCGTGGCCCCCACGGGCACCGCCAAGGTCTACGTCGCGAAGGCCAAGGGCGGCTACAAGCTGGCCAGGACGGTCCGCGTCCCGGCCTCGGGCAAGGTGTCCTACTCGGTGAAGGCGCCCAAGAAGCGCCAGAGCCTGCGGGTCAAGGTCGTCTACTCCGGTGACGTCAACTACGGGTCCAGCAACTCCACCGTCAAGGCGGTGCGCGTGCGCTGA
- a CDS encoding MBL fold metallo-hydrolase, translated as MTAVTWWGHAFVTVELPGAIVATDPLMARRLFHLRRVGALPAARATRADLVLISHLHHDHLHLPTLRRFDDAVPIVVPRGAVRAVRSLERMNAIEVVPGDRLTVAGVDVEVLPARHDGRRDRRPAAAVAPALGFRFANAGVTCWYPGDTGPMDFTSVAAVDLALVPIGGWGPSLGDEHLDPGQAATAVRDVGARWVVPVHHGTYWPVVLRSTGPTHDHWFASPGDRFRTAMAAQAPATRIVGTSMGVRTELTRGTMTM; from the coding sequence ATGACCGCGGTCACGTGGTGGGGCCACGCCTTCGTGACGGTCGAGCTGCCCGGAGCGATCGTCGCGACCGACCCGCTGATGGCGCGCCGGCTGTTCCACCTGCGTCGCGTCGGGGCGCTGCCGGCGGCGCGTGCCACGCGGGCCGACCTCGTCCTGATCTCGCACCTGCACCACGACCACCTGCACCTGCCGACCCTGCGCCGGTTCGACGACGCGGTGCCGATCGTCGTGCCGCGCGGGGCGGTGCGTGCCGTCCGCTCGCTGGAGCGGATGAACGCGATCGAGGTCGTGCCGGGCGACCGGCTCACCGTCGCGGGGGTCGACGTCGAGGTCCTGCCCGCCCGGCACGACGGACGGCGGGACCGCCGGCCGGCAGCCGCGGTCGCGCCCGCGCTGGGCTTCCGGTTCGCCAACGCGGGCGTGACCTGCTGGTATCCGGGGGACACCGGGCCGATGGACTTCACGAGCGTGGCCGCCGTCGACCTCGCGCTCGTGCCGATCGGCGGGTGGGGTCCGTCCCTGGGGGACGAGCACCTCGACCCGGGGCAGGCGGCGACTGCCGTCCGGGACGTCGGGGCCCGCTGGGTGGTCCCCGTGCATCACGGCACCTACTGGCCCGTGGTCCTGCGCTCGACGGGCCCTACCCACGACCACTGGTTCGCCTCACCCGGCGATCGGTTCCGCACGGCGATGGCCGCGCAGGCGCCGGCGACCCGCATCGTCGGGACCTCGATGGGAGTCCGCACGGAGCTCACTCGTGGAACGATGACCATGTGA
- a CDS encoding alkaline phosphatase family protein: protein MSHATERGWASPAPEGTRASWVPGVADVLQAVWTVVVAAVALTLGLAAVGVSVTDELLLVVVVFVAMFVLDAIVSRPLRLLASGGSVLTALVLGLTAQVLVLGAAIDLAAHADLGIGDTLVVLLVAGAVMACGRWLSGATDSHYVVGAATGGGLRQRWARAGVGREDRPRGLLVVQIDGVALPVLRRALAGGQAPNIARWVRSSHTLTGWWATIPCTTPASMAGFLHGSDQVPAYRWWDRRSGRLLVAGNPADARVIEARFPTDSGLLRDGTAISTTFTGGAARSYLTVSRSTRLRDLGSGSTYLSFFIRPFLLPGALVLTVGEVIKEFRQGHRQRVRDVRPRIPRKADYAVLRGLTNVLLRKLDLSLIADEMTRGSPIIFVDFVDYDEIAHHAGPERPESMAAIEGLDGALAALEDVARSVATRYDLVVVSDHGQSLGAPFSQLAGCSFADRVVELMRSGGSEATVLTTTEEGEQRGPIHTLTSAVVGEDRSPPEAIVSGSDDPDVAVTGGGNLGMIWFRRLAVRPTLAEIDAAWPELVPGLLGSPGVGLVMSTDDAGDPLVIGPDGVRGLGDAPITDGEDPLLGYPSRAAADLARLHALSDAGDLVVLSTVDELDRVHAFEEQVGSHGGIGGPQNEALFIHPRDWPLDPDLTEVVPELGDTPVLVGAWNVHRQLMAWRRDHGATPLSGRRTRWSGRTAAG, encoded by the coding sequence GTGAGCCACGCCACGGAGCGAGGGTGGGCCTCACCGGCACCCGAGGGGACCCGAGCGAGCTGGGTGCCGGGGGTCGCCGACGTCCTGCAGGCGGTGTGGACCGTCGTGGTGGCGGCGGTCGCGTTGACGCTGGGCCTGGCGGCCGTGGGGGTGAGCGTCACCGATGAGCTGCTCCTCGTCGTCGTGGTGTTCGTCGCGATGTTCGTGCTCGACGCGATCGTGTCGCGACCCCTGCGGCTGCTGGCGTCGGGAGGGAGCGTCCTGACGGCGCTGGTGCTGGGCCTCACAGCCCAGGTGCTCGTGCTCGGTGCGGCGATCGACCTGGCGGCGCACGCGGACCTGGGCATCGGCGACACCCTGGTGGTCCTACTGGTCGCCGGGGCGGTCATGGCCTGCGGGAGGTGGCTCTCCGGCGCCACGGACAGCCACTACGTCGTCGGGGCCGCCACGGGCGGTGGTCTGCGCCAGAGGTGGGCACGCGCCGGCGTCGGCCGGGAGGATCGACCGCGCGGCCTGCTGGTGGTACAGATCGACGGGGTGGCGCTGCCGGTCCTGCGGCGGGCCCTGGCCGGCGGTCAGGCGCCGAACATCGCTCGCTGGGTGCGCTCCAGCCACACGCTGACCGGCTGGTGGGCGACCATCCCGTGCACGACCCCCGCCAGCATGGCCGGATTCCTGCACGGGAGCGACCAGGTGCCCGCCTACCGCTGGTGGGACCGCCGCTCCGGCCGCCTGCTCGTCGCGGGGAACCCGGCCGACGCCCGCGTGATCGAGGCACGCTTCCCGACGGATTCGGGGCTCCTGCGCGACGGCACGGCGATCAGCACGACCTTCACCGGCGGCGCGGCACGCTCGTACCTCACGGTGAGCCGCTCGACCCGCTTGCGCGACCTGGGCTCGGGATCGACCTACCTGTCGTTCTTCATCCGACCGTTCCTGCTCCCCGGTGCGCTCGTCCTGACCGTGGGCGAGGTGATCAAGGAGTTCCGCCAGGGTCACCGCCAGCGCGTGCGCGACGTCCGGCCCCGGATCCCGCGCAAGGCCGACTACGCCGTGCTGCGCGGCCTGACCAACGTGCTGCTGCGCAAGCTCGACCTGTCGCTGATCGCCGACGAGATGACGCGGGGGTCACCCATCATCTTCGTGGACTTCGTCGACTACGACGAGATCGCGCACCATGCCGGTCCGGAGCGGCCCGAGTCGATGGCGGCGATCGAAGGTCTCGACGGCGCACTCGCGGCACTGGAGGACGTCGCCCGGTCGGTCGCGACCCGCTACGACCTCGTGGTGGTGTCGGACCACGGACAGAGCCTGGGCGCACCGTTCTCGCAGCTCGCCGGTTGCTCCTTCGCCGATCGCGTGGTCGAGCTGATGAGGTCGGGAGGGTCGGAGGCCACCGTTCTCACCACGACGGAGGAGGGCGAGCAGCGCGGCCCCATCCACACGCTGACCTCCGCCGTGGTCGGCGAGGACCGGTCGCCTCCCGAGGCCATCGTGTCGGGGTCCGACGACCCGGACGTCGCCGTCACCGGGGGCGGCAACCTCGGCATGATCTGGTTCCGCCGGCTGGCTGTGCGGCCCACGCTCGCCGAGATCGACGCCGCGTGGCCCGAGCTCGTCCCGGGTCTGCTGGGCAGCCCCGGCGTGGGCCTGGTGATGTCGACGGACGACGCCGGCGATCCCCTCGTGATCGGCCCCGACGGGGTTCGCGGCCTGGGGGACGCGCCGATCACCGACGGAGAGGACCCGTTGCTGGGCTACCCCTCACGCGCGGCCGCCGACCTTGCCAGGCTGCACGCGTTGAGCGATGCCGGCGACCTGGTCGTCCTCTCGACCGTCGACGAGCTCGACAGGGTGCACGCCTTCGAGGAACAGGTCGGCTCGCACGGAGGCATCGGCGGGCCTCAGAACGAGGCGCTCTTCATCCATCCGCGCGACTGGCCCCTGGACCCCGACCTCACCGAGGTCGTCCCGGAGTTGGGTGACACGCCCGTGCTCGTCGGCGCGTGGAACGTCCATCGTCAGCTGATGGCGTGGCGCCGCGACCACGGGGCGACTCCCCTCAGCGGAAGGCGCACCCGCTGGTCAGGCCGAACCGCCGCAGGATGA
- a CDS encoding YgaP family membrane protein, giving the protein MNIDRAVMLMAGTLILVSVVLTAVVSTWWLILTAFVGANLLQASLTGFCPAAVILRRFGLTSGCAFR; this is encoded by the coding sequence ATGAACATCGATCGCGCCGTCATGCTGATGGCCGGCACCCTCATCCTGGTCAGCGTGGTGCTCACCGCCGTCGTCTCGACCTGGTGGCTGATCCTGACCGCGTTCGTCGGAGCGAATCTGCTGCAGGCGAGTCTGACCGGGTTCTGCCCGGCGGCCGTCATCCTGCGGCGGTTCGGCCTGACCAGCGGGTGCGCCTTCCGCTGA